In the Dama dama isolate Ldn47 chromosome 13, ASM3311817v1, whole genome shotgun sequence genome, one interval contains:
- the TNFAIP2 gene encoding tumor necrosis factor alpha-induced protein 2, with protein sequence MLKMLTFFQGLPGQQPVSGAPDFPRSPQKLPSTSEAESEASMSEASSEDLVPPLEAEVAPDRDEEEAGKKKKKSKGLATMFSVFTKGRKKKGQPSSAETEGESECSPRPPGQLPTVEELKVDLERGRLEAAGPLLALELELQEAAAAGRASGEELVRRQSKVEALYALLRAQVLGLLRRPLEAAPERLRQALAVLAEQERQDRAAAAAAAAGPPGRPGLAATRPRGWLQLWRDGVAQAAAERLGGRPAADAEGRTEAERTFLHMGRAMKEDLEAVVERLKPLFPADFHVVAAYAESYHAHFAAQLAALTQFELCPRDTYMLLVWVQNLYPNDILNSPKLAPELQGVRLGTLLPPTQIRLLEATFLSNEVASVRELTARALELESNRWTQDVAPQRLDARCHSELAIDIIQIISQGYAKAESITLDLGAQIKPLLLVELATFLRSYQRAFDEFLERCRQLRNYRANVIANINNCLSFRTSVEQRWQTPPDLRSSLLSPLNELKSRGFDTLLQSLFGGLKPLFKRFTQTRWATPQQTLEEIISAVAERMPEFSELQDCFREELLEVVHLHLVKEYIARLCKRRLVLKTAEQQQQLAGHVQANAQLIQQFCTQNGSPATWLHHALPTLAEIIRLQDPSAIKIEVATYATWYPDFSKGHLSAILAIKGNLSSSDAKSIRSILDINTGAHEPSKALFSLIKVG encoded by the exons ATGCTGAAGATGCTGACCTTCTTCCAAGGACTCCCAGGCCAGCAGCCTGTGTCCGGGGCCCCTGACTTCCCCAGAAGCCCCCAGAAGTTGCCCTCTACCTCAGAGGCAGAGTCCGAGGCCTCCATGTCGGAGGCCTCCTCCGAGGACCTGGTGCCACCCCTGGAGGCCGAGGTGGCCCCGGACAGGGACGAAGAAGAGGCcggcaagaagaagaagaagtcgAAAGGCCTGGCCACCATGTTCAGCGTCTTCACCAAAGGGAGGAAGAAGAAGGGTCAGCCCAGCTCAGCAGAGACTGAGGGCGAGTCTGAGTGCAGTCCGCGGCCGCCTGGCCAGCTGCCCACAG TGGAGGAGCTCAAGGTCGACCTGGAGCGCGGGCGGCTGGAGGCGGCGGGGCCGCTGCTGGCGCTGGAGCTGGAGCTGCAGGAGGCCGCGGCGGCGGGCCGCGCGAGCGGGGAGGAGCTGGTGCGGCGCCAGAGCAAGGTGGAGGCGCTGTACGCGCTGCTGCGCGCTCAGGTGCTCGGGCTGCTGCGCCGGCCGCTGGAGGCGGCGCCCGAACGGCTGCGCCAGGCGCTGGCCGTGCTGGCCGAGCAGGAGCGCCAGGaccgcgcggcggcggcggcggcggcggcggggccccCGGGGCGCCCGGGGCTGGCGGCCACGCGGCCCCGGGGCTGGCTGCAGCTGTGGCGGGACGGCGTGGCGCAGGCGGCCGCGGAGCGCCTGGGCGGGCGGCCGGCCGCGGACGCCGAGGGCCGCACGGAGGCCGAGCGCACCTTCCTGCACATGGGCCGCGCCATGAAGGAAGACCTGGAGGCCGTGGTGGAGCGCCTCAAGCCGCTCTTCCCCGCCGACTTCCACGTGGTGGCCGCCTACGCCGAGAGCTACCATGCGCACTTCGCGGCCCAGCTGGCCGCCCTGACGCAGTTCGAGCTGTGCCCGCGCGACACCTACATGCTGCTGGTCTGGGTGCAAAACCTCTACCCCAA CGACATCCTCAACAGCCCCAAGCTGGCGCCCGAGCTGCAGGGAGTCAGACTCGGGACCCTCCTGCCCCCGACGCAGATCCGGCTGCTGGAGGCCACGTTCCTCTCCAACGAGGTG GCCAGCGTGAGAGAGCTGACGGCCCGAGCTCTGGAGCTGGAGTCGAACCGCTGGACCCAGGATGTGGCCCCGCAGAGGCTGGACGCCCGCTGCCACAGTGAGCTGGCCATCGACATCATCCAG ATTATCTCCCAGGGCTATGCCAAGGCCGAGAGCATCACCCTGGACCTGGGCGCGCAGATAAAGCCCTTGCTGTTGGTAGAGTTGGCCACATTCCTCAGGAG CTATCAGCGCGCCTTTGATGAATTTCTGGAGAGATGCAGACAGCTGCGAAATTACAGGGCCAATGTCATCGCTAACATCAACAACTGCCTCTCTTTCCG GACGTCTGTGGAGCAGAGGTGGCAGACACCGCCAGACCTCCGGAGCTCCCTGCTGAGCCCACTGAATGAGCTCAAGAGCCGCGGCTTTGATACCCTGCTCCAGAGCCTGTTTGGGGGCCTGAAG CCGCTCTTCAAGAGGTTCACGCAGACCCGCTGGGCCACCCCCCAGCAGACCCTGGAGGAAATCATCTCTGCTGTGGCCGAGAGGATGCCCGAGTTCTCAGAACTGCAGGACTGCTTCCGGGAG GAGCTGCTGGAGGTGGTCCACCTGCACCTGGTGAAGGAGTACATCGCCCGCCTCTGCAAGCGGCGCCTGGTCCTCAAGACGGCGGAGCAGCAACAGCAGCTGGCGGGGCATGTCCAGGCCAATGCCCAGCTCATCCAGCAGTTCTGCACCCAGAAC GGCTCCCCGGCCACCTGGCTGCACCACGCCCTCCCCACGCTCGCCGAGATCATTCGCCTGCAAGACCCCAGTGCCATCAAGATCGAGGTGGCCACCTACGCCACCTGGTACCCCGACTTCAG CAAGGGCCACCTGAGTGCCATCCTGGCCATCAAGGGGAACCTGTCCAGCAGTGACGCCAAGAGCATCCGGAGCATTCTGGACATCAACACGGGAGCGCACGAGCCCTCCAAGGCCCTATTTTCACTTATAAAGGTCGGTTAG